tttgtgtggatGAATAGGCCAGAAttactcctgagcaatgcagacgactggttTCTTCATACAAGAGGcatctagaagctgtaatcatcaacaaaggcttttctacaaagtattaaataaagtgtgttcaatacttattccctgtgttaTTTCACTTtacttattatgactcaacttgtatacttaaatattctgatttctttgtatgaattcaatatttggcttgatggctacatttGGTGaacattttgtgtcaatagcccacttagaaatccccttactgataaaaatgctgatgtgtcaaatacttattttcctcgctgtactgtatataacaagcaaaataaacaacacgtagattacctaggaaaccaaaaatttttttattttcgacaAAGTATTTCTTCAAGAGGTCAGTTTAGCCACttgtcagaccattaaacaaacagaaactggaAATAAAGTTCCAACCATACGCGTAATCATGTCACCGCATGTGCGTCCGAAGCAGTCTATAGTGTacatttaacactggtgattttgctgtttAGTAATGCAATGCTCCACCAATGGAGCTATGGGAACACAttagttatattttttttatttgtttagtgTCCTCAGCGATATATCAGGCCTCAGTGGAAGCAATTCATTGTGTGGCAAAAACCAAACAGACCTTTATCAGTTTCTACCATCAGATCAACTAGATGACATCATTAAAAGCAGAGCAAAAGAGTACAGGGAACATCAGCTCAGGTATTTTCATGCACAGTTTGCTTTATTCTTTAGAAATgcctttataaatgtaaacaatgaGTTACAGGTATTTTTGGCATGAATCTTTCACAGAATGAAGACAAATACGGACATTCTCATTGCAAGGGCCAACTCTCCTCTCCAATATCCCATCAGAGGTTTCAATGTAGCTCCTCTACAAAAAAGTCTGATACCAGGTCAGCCTGCCTATTTCTTTCAGCTCAATCATTTTCAGCAATGTTACTTCACTGACTTAATCCACAGCTTTATtggatattatattttttatttgtttgatttataagtgAAATAATATTGCGTATTTTTCAGGTCTTGCCCTGGATACACAAAAGAGGGAAGTTTACAAGGTGGGTTATTAAAACACAACCCTTTCTGCCCATGTGCTGTGCATGTATTTACATTAAAATCCTTCTTTGTGTTAAAGGTTTAACGTACCCTTCACTCTTACATGTTGAGTCAAGTGATTATCACATAGAAAACAAAATTTCCATATTCCGGCGGTCCacttttttgagggcgctcgatgcaaagttcatcacaacatgtatatagcccatcatgtgtgtggttcctttttttaaaatatgtgttcagcatGTCGAGTGAACCTGCATcacgtgcatcacgtgtcatacGTGCTTGCTGCAGATGCGTCCAAAGGGTttttaataaaagagacgctcgcgtttgccagatactcgcataatatcatgcgtaatcaaagtttacagttaaaggagtgtcttgcgtgtattttgtgaacgtgaggatctcttttatcataaacagttttgaggCGTGTggagcaggcacttattttgacaaaacacatgatgcacacaggatctctcgacacaGAATGCTGAAAAAGGGAACCACAAACATAACACTTATCTTGAAGTAGCGcccctcagatgagcagtcaccagccgccactgccaGTTCTTGATATTTCTGATAAGGGGAAGTCAACAtttttttctggttgtattttaataaaaagactGAAAATAATTaccaaaacaacaaatctaatggtgacATGGTGGCCTGAgatgtttttacagtatatcCATTAAACACCATCATGTGCATAAAGGTATCTTTAAGTGTGGAGAAAGGTGTGCTGTCAGTGGATGATGGTGTAAATGAAGAACATGTGAATGGACAGGGTGAGAGTAAATTGACTATCTCATCCTCAAGCCTCAAACAAGTCAATGATCTGCTGAGTAAAGTGACCTACACCAGCACCATCTAccacatcagaacatcagaCTTGGGTAAGTGCTCTTATTTGGACAGAAATAGAGTTACATGGGAAAGTTAGTATTGTTGTAGTATTGTTTCTTCTTAATTGTGACTGACTACTtactcattcattcatttataatCTTTCTGTGTGTCTGTGAAAATGTTTTGCCTAAAATTAGTGCAACATTAAAAGGTACATCAAACCAGTAAAAAGCTGACAGCAATCTAACATCtgctttgatttaaaaaaaaaatcattattaatGTGAAATCTGTGTTATGCATGAAAATATTTGTTGTGAACTTATTGATAGAGATATGATTACAATGACAAATCAAtgacattaaacatgttttctttgtagtttattttagttttgaaGACAGTGAGGCTGTATTTCCAGTCATAATCAGAAGACCTGCAGTTCCTGTTCTGTTCAATCCAGGAAATGGTATGACTACACACAAAGCAGTCTGTTAGGTCCTCTTTTAGACAATAATTTGACAATAAGCTCTTAAACGGAGGTGTGAAATAGTGAAGTATTTATACTCACTACTAACGTATCTGTactttatcagtgtttttctttggcaAACTTTTACTTCTCTATATTCTGATGCATGATATTATACTTTTCATTCCACTATATTTCATACAAGTTGTTTTTACCCTTAATTcttaagtagcctacattaaaaaTGAATACTTTCCTattaaaagtaacatttaagtgttaggtttttaatataaataattattaaatgaaATTTTATATGAAATGTAGTCgagtaaaacatttacaatttagtgaagaaaatgaaaaatactCTAATAAAGTACATTGAAAAATGTACTGTAATGTATGTCTTCTGAGATCTTTgggtctttttttctttcttttttttctttttccttttgtttCTAGGAGGTGCATGTAGTTTAATAAATactggaaaaaaataattttgctaTTTGATATGTATTTGATACAGATTAATATCTGTAAAATATGTTATCTCACTAAAACAtctgactaaaataaaataaaaatgtctcaaGTTACTCAACATAATATTGCTTTCCTGAGAAGAGAGAATGAGAGCTGATATGTTTGGGGAAGACCTGACGCATCGGCTGTTGATGCAATGGCAAGACGCAAACTCGAAAGGGAACCAAATTACAAAACACTTTTGTCTCTCTTGCACAATTTAGATATCAACTCACAGGTTACTATTACAACAAAGACATTTCTGAGATATAACAAATTAAAAGTCCTCATCAAGAGTATTCGCAAGGTTTACCAGAAAATCAAGATCATCATTGCTGACGATAACCCAAATCCAGAAAATCTGTCTGATGACAACATAGAGCAATACATCATGCCACCTGCACAGGTAGACGGTATTTCATGCAGCTTTTTGCCTGTATTCCTGTATTTTAATCTCTATCACATCAAAATTTTCTAGAGATGTCTTTTTCGTATCTATACGTGCTAATTCTGATCTgataaacctaaataaaatgtgGTAAAAAAACAAGAATGTATTTCTCAATGGCTTCTTaatgctaaaatgtgttatGTTAAGTTTACTGTATGAAATTCATATTGACTGCTCTGTTGTTGTGTATTTGATTCCATATAGGGCTGGTTTGCAGGGAGGAATTTGGCTGTATCACAAGTCACCACTACATACTTCTTGTGGGTAGACGATGACTTTGAATTCTTGGATGAGACGCGCATTGAGAGCTTTGTGAAGATTATGGAAGCGAATCCAGAATTGGATGTTGTAAGCATTACATTTCCTACAGTAGGAACATGTTTATAGTAGCAGAAACAAAATCAATATTTCATGTCCATGTCGTAATTCGGTTAGTGCCTTTTTAACACATGCCGACAGACACCAACAAACACCAATAAactcattccatttgctgatcAGCGTGAATGAGCTTGTTGGTGCTTGTCAGATCGTGtgcattaataataaatgatggtGATGGCATGACTGTGTAAAGTGAGAGACAAGGATTCAACTGGAATCCAGACTTCATGCACCAATATAAAACCCAATAAGACATAGAATATATGGCATCAAGACCAATCAAGGATTTtattaatatcttaaaaactaCTTTATTTTCTGACATGAATTATTATAAAAGAATGCTAATACTTCTTATTCTGTCTCTTTTTTTCTGTATAGGTTGGTGGAGCAGTCTCAGGTGAACAGTATTATTTCAGTCTTGAGTATATTGAAGATGAAGAAGGTGGCTGTTTGAGGCGTTTTCAAGGAAGGCATCATAAGCCACTTTCTGGATTTGATGGCTGTTTTTTTGTGGACGTGGTGGTGAATTTCTTTTTGGCTCGGACTGATGCAGTGAGAAGAGTTGGATTTGATCCCTTTCTGAAAAGAGTAGGACACACCGGTGAGTGCACCAGAAACTGATACAGCACATAGAGATATCTAAGGCAGTTGTCCTTGTCTAGGGTGCACCCCTTCATGCCAAAATTCATGACAAAACAATCGCAAgcttagggccctattttaacaaagTGCAAGGTTTGAAGCGCATTGCGCACAGTCTAAAAGaatgtgtccgaatccacttttgctaatgtATCAACCGGAAAAATGGGTTGTGCCCCAAGTGCACAGTCtgaaagggttgttcctattctcataatgagtaatgggtgtgttttgggccaataaaaaatgagagtctcagctctcatcaactttaaaagccagttgtgctcACATCATGCAGATTACCTATTTAGATGGCAGAaattgtaaactgaaaaactaagcagaggaagaaaacccccagtttaagattaatgctaaaaattgtgttttttcatttgtattgaaatagttatttaaaacctttaaaactcattttcttttagtcatgaaaataaaattgGCAGGCTTTTAGGTGAAATTATATCCTTCAtgatcagtgtaatctcaaaaaatgatttacaaatttgcaagaaaaggtttgtattctaaaaatacttcatttgtaacaaacaggagttaaagaatttacaaacgtgtggagagccTAAACGTTTCAGCACTCAGACAGCGCCATGAGTTGCATtacttatttaataataaaattaattaattaataaaagcattacTTCAGAAAgattctcatctcaccatatccacaggtacaaagtcatcatatacaataaatccatgcggcagcatttaaaaatagatgcaatatttgcatttgtttaaagcaaaacattcaattagGCCACTtgccaggctacaggtgaagcaactctttgtgccttctaacatCTTGTAAtcgatcctcatttatgtccaagggactcaataataatcttttacatttcattcctttaatttttcatatttaaaagcatttgtgtgctgctgcgcatccatgtgtgtgataagcaaacacgCGTTGTTATCtcatttataggcgcatattactaactcagtctttaaataacaaaaacaatattgcgtcattgacttcagactttagaccaggttttagttggtcaatggtgtagtttattctagttgcctcaaaatagcaacgcgccaacaatgtgcctgaacacacctaGTTTTTAGCCCAAaatgcccatgggcgcaaaattgggtgcaaatgcatttgctatttaaacaacgttgcactaaatgtgaaaatgataattacACCTGGGTGAAACTtgcaaaaaacaattgcgctgcATAGCGCCGGGTGTATGAAAGGGCCCTTAGAGTTTGAAGTAAACAAATCCTATTTCAATGTAGTGTTGTTGGTCAGTAGCCTTGTTATTCTGAGATTTAATTACAccgaatttatgataaattaacacattttgtCATATGATGTGACATCTTttccatttcatttttttcattttcatctcaTTCATCTTTCTCTTTTGTTGTGCATCCTTACCGTCATTAATCTTTAGAGTTCTTCATCGATGGTCTTGGAAAGCTGTTGGTGGCATCCTGCAAAGATCTCTCTATTGGCCACCAGATACATGATGCACATGAAGATTATGATGTTTATAGGAATGAGGGGGAAtgtgacaaaaataaaaaatatgcccATCATTTTTATAAGAATTATCTGAATTGTATCAAATATTGAAGGGTTTTTGTGGTCTCTGATAATGAGCATGACCAGTCTGATCTGCTAATGGTTAAACTAGGGAATTAGGACGATTCTAAGGGCCCATGAACTTTTGGGGGCCCCAGCCAAGGACTGTGCTGCGCGCACAACCCCCTTAGGGCCTTCTTGCTCTGCCCTGTCTTTACTCTTCGTTTTTAGCACCTTTTTCAATCCACTGGTCTCACAGTGTGAAGTGAACTTCAGAAGAAaacaaggtgtgtgtgtgtgtgtgtgtgtgtgtatttatttactatttatCTGCATataagacactttcttcaagcagtggtacaggaaaaagtttgcatctttcagggagactgattattttgtaggaCAGCGCTCCATCACATGCATCAcaagtactccactgcatggctggccagtaaaggccttaaaggtgaaaaactaatgccatggcccccttcttcacctgacttcagggccgcattaatgcatgggcttacctgggcttaagcccaggGCCTCGGGCTGGGAAGGGCCCCGAGATGccggaaaaaaataacaaccgcattttataaaaagttgaTACTCCCTTCAAAATTATGCTTAATCGCTTTGCTTTGAATGTCCGTGCGTGAATGCAGTTCCTGCgcaagaaaatctctcacttacTGTAGGCTACCCTGCAATCATTAGTGagctttttaaaatttctgtctgaaatatccATTATTGCATTTCTGAAGGCAACACAAAGACagctttctgataaagtgaccacaagtgcctttcaagtgatgaacaaaGACGAAACTGAGGACGCGTTTTTATCTTAATATGAAAGACAACgtgtatataaacattcattaaatgactcctcataacattttaaagccaatatgtacagaacagcacacaaagatattacacaaaaaatttttgataactaaatctaataaataacaaatttgaTTCTGGGAAGCCTATAAGTtcagcgatcttatttcattttgagatttagCGGGCAGGGAAATAAAAGACGAGAAATTACATataatttgttactgtaaattataaaaaaacaagctttatatacaattcctTAAACGGTTCATTTATAaccaaaaaacactgaaattaatgattttatagacactatatatgctttattattttgcacagaaatatCTGATtgctttgatcatctctgtattcacttgaAACACCTGACGACTCTTATAACATttgtttcaggaatctcttttctatcatttgaaagttaacaccgaccataatattaaatcacaagagagACCAACCCGGAGAGACAATTGTGTCAGATTCAGTAGAGATATTTTTGCTGTcatcaccaaaaaaaaaaaaaaaaaactgcttacctgttttgtagctcaacctttgacaagttaagcaacctttttaaaaacattttaaaacttatacttGCCGAAAAAATCCGTTTGTTGATGTTTAGTTTGATAAACCCCTAAATATGATCacgcagagcacctagcacgttcggctaaattTAATGTGACAGCATGCAACAGCGCAACATCGACACAACGGAAAGGAATCCATAACTTACagaacttaaattagatcagattttacctttacatttaataaaaaataaaaacaaaatgaagtcAGAATCAATAAGGTACAGAACATGGGTGCAAAATGCCTAAATGCGCAGGGGAATAAAACACAAGCCACAAATAGTTTAATCAGATAACACTAAATAATCtatcaattaaataaaaacaaggaaatattaaaattaattttaaaataacgaAAGTTTAGAATTGCCTGTTGAGTGACATTTTCTACGCGTCCCTTATTTAGAGACGCAAGCTGTTTTGGAAttaatttaaaatcttaaaaacgctgcTAATATCAAACTTCTTTAAACCCAGATGTAAAAAATacccttttagttttttttctttttatttaattacacaagaccaaaaaaaaacttgataaaatgttgcactctgataataaaatattcatgaATATCTCCGTGTGACTCCGGTagatgatcttttaattacttctaGTCGAAGCAAGCTTTATGgtcaatctaggtgaatataaaataaataagtaaatagataaaaatatgaaaatgtaacattttaaaagctaaaTTTAATCTGAAGATTACTATGAaatgaattaaaattaaaataaagtaagcaaataacaactgaaacattggattaaatctttctaattaccttattgtttaaaatcatgttgcttgttttgaactaagtcaaaactaatttttaaataatagagaaTACTGTAATTgtaaacgaatatctgattatttatttatttaggtgAAGATATTgtaaacgaatatctgattatttatttatttaggtgaagattaatgagagagtttttttattaaacaattcgATATGTTGGCACAAACGCTGCATGGACATAGATAATAATGAGCTCAGCAAGTTTGTTGTAATGCTTAATATGCTTTTgtaaattcttgtcaaaacaggtGTTTTTGCGTTTCGGATCTATAAGTCAGCGTGAGTCTtgttgatcttaataacttttttacataaatcagttcccgaactttatctccctTAATATCTCtgtaaacatcaagcaagtcctgcatgtttttaaaccgaaaccaagatAACATCAGACATGTATGAGTAGTATTAGGTTATATTTCACTCTCAGACAACTTACAAATAacgatcattttagatgtttaattagtATATTTATATCGCTAGACGAGggattaatgtaggctacttatttttttctgaaaacatccCACTCATTAAGACAGAATGGGTCTCATGATGGAACTGTGCTGACAGACACAATAAACGTTTAAAGGTGATGTAGCCTACAGTTTTGTCAATGTGCtttcaagtttgttattttaatgctaCAATAGAATGATGcataggcacaagctgtatgaggcTTTAAAAATGAGATGTTTGCTTTCCATGCATAATAGTAGCGAGAATCAAGTTATTGTCtatttgattaaaattttgtattattatttttattaaatgttttcagttatttaagttataattataataaaaagctaaaatgcgtttaaaatgacattttcatgTAATATGACAAACTTCCGGTTTAAGACCCGCCCACTTCCGGTTCCATCagaatacaaatacagatacaaataattttaagaccgttacagatacaaatacagatacaaatactgactcCGCTGCACACCCCTAGAATGTAGGCTGCAATTCTGGCAGACGAAGGGCCACACAAAATGGTAAAGCCCAGGGGCCCCTTATAGTGTTAATGCGGCCCtgcctgacttaaaccctattgagaacCTTTGagcccttcttaagcaggacatttacagtgaaggtaaacagtacacctctctgaacagtgtctgggaggctgtggttgcgtctgcacaaaatgttggttcagaccagatcaagaaactgactgaatccgtgaatggaaggcttgtgactgttatcgaaaagaagggtggctatattggtcactgagtctatatatatatattttttttattgttttattttttattttttgtaaatgtagagtttgtttattattctcactttaacaggtgaaaaaaccaagtgagatggtaaaatctttgtttttcatttagttgcctaataattctgcacactaatagttgcctaataatgatgtacatagaaatattctcttaagaaagccaaaatgtcacttttactacttaaatgttcaggtttgagggtttgttaacattttgaattgaccaagagcactgtagttgtacaataacaaaagtaatcctcaaaaatacaacttgcctaataattctgcactccctgtaatgctaataattataatacaagcTTTGGTCAAGCATTTTTGACCCAGTTTTATTTGAGGCAGAAGGTAAATGtatagaaaagatgcattgctgttgttgttttccatttttaaatgttacaatgttattgGGTGTGTAACAGCTCAAGTATACAGTACATCactaaagcccttttcacacagacattccgtaaaatacacgggacaggcatcctggatttttccggaatagttagagtttttgttcattcactTCCAAGATTAcacggcatctgatggtcccggaaagacacgtgacctgtgaAAGTCCCGCcttctcttctacgcagcgtctgaagtttgcatattatatattatttctctctccaagaaccactcgcgtgcatttttgtttatgataagattataaaggagTGTGTGACACGCCGTTCTAATTCTGGTGAaggatctcagcttcagagtggatatttgacaagctccctgatctctgctttaatacagttttcagacatttctcatcgtgattgtttatatgcatttaaaacccgcattttgagaaactgaacgatatatcttgttgggatgacgtgcgagtattttcgtttattaagctcaaatgagcatgtgatgcgatattcttttatgctgctgaatgatctctgtTTCAAAGC
This window of the Misgurnus anguillicaudatus chromosome 19, ASM2758022v2, whole genome shotgun sequence genome carries:
- the LOC129436405 gene encoding beta-1,4 N-acetylgalactosaminyltransferase 2 isoform X9, translating into MIVLFRTFTMKFQRKHFLILLCVIVLLICGRISGLLKWDRNLHYMPSSGASPKEDKVIPTPSNISVLSGNNSSCDCKDQTDLHQFLPSDQLDDIIKSRAKEYKEHQLRMKTNTDILIARANSPLQYPIRGFNVAPLQKSLIPGLALDTQKREVYKVSLSVEKGVLSVDDGVNEEHVNGQGESKLTISSSSLKQVNDLLSKVTYTSTIYHIRTSDLVYFSFEDSEAVFPVIIRRPAVPVLFNPGNDINSQVTITTKTFLRYNKLKVLIKSIRKVYQKIKIIIADDNPNPENLSDDNIEQYIMPPAQGWFAGRNLAVSQVTTTYFLWVDDDFEFLDETRIESFVKIMEANPELDVVGGAVSGEQYYFSLEYIEDEEGGCLRRFQGRHHKPLSGFDGCFFVDVVVNFFLARTDAVRRVGFDPFLKRVGHTEFFIDGLGKLLVASCKDLSIGHQIHDAHEDYDVYRNEGECDKNKKYAHHFYKNYLNCIKY
- the LOC129436405 gene encoding beta-1,4 N-acetylgalactosaminyltransferase 2 isoform X8; this translates as MIVLFRTFTMKFQRKHFLILLCVIVLLICGRISGLLKWDRNLHYMPSSGASPKEDKVIPTPSSISVLRGKNSLCDCKNQTDLHQFLPSDQLDDIINSRAKEYKEHQLRMKTNTDILIAPANSPLQYPIRGFIVAPLQKSLIPGLALYTQKREVYKVSLSVEKGVLSVDDGVNEEHVNGQGESKLTISSSSLKQVNDLLSKVTYTSTIYHIRTSDLVYFSFEDSEAVFPVIIRRPAVPVLFNPGNDINSQVTITTKTFLRYNKLKVLIKSIRKVYQKIKIIIADDNPNPENLSDDNIEQYIMPPAQGWFAGRNLAVSQVTTTYFLWVDDDFEFLDETRIESFVKIMEANPELDVVGGAVSGEQYYFSLEYIEDEEGGCLRRFQGRHHKPLSGFDGCFFVDVVVNFFLARTDAVRRVGFDPFLKRVGHTEFFIDGLGKLLVASCKDLSIGHQIHDAHEDYDVYRNEGECDKNKKYAHHFYKNYLNCIKY
- the LOC129436405 gene encoding beta-1,4 N-acetylgalactosaminyltransferase 2 isoform X2; translation: MIVLFRTFTMKFQRKHFLILLCVIVLLICGRISGLLKWDRNLHYMPSSGASPKEDKVIPTPSNISVLSGNNLSCDCKDQTDLYQFLPSDQLDDIIKSRAKEYREHQLRMKTNTDILIARANSPLQYPIRGFNAAPLQKSLIPGLALYTQKREVYKVSLSVENGVLSVDHTSDVKEEEVNGQGESKLTLSSSSLKQVNDLLSRVTYTSTVYHIRTSDFVYFSFEDSEAVFPVIIRRPAVPVLFNPGNDINSQVTITTKTFLRYNKLKVLIKSIRKVYQKIKIIIADDNPNPENLSDDNIEQYIMPPAQGWFAGRNLAVSQVTTTYFLWVDDDFEFLDETRIESFVKIMEANPELDVVGGAVSGEQYYFSLEYIEDEEGGCLRRFQGRHHKPLSGFDGCFFVDVVVNFFLARTDAVRRVGFDPFLKRVGHTEFFIDGLGKLLVASCKDLSIGHQIHDAHEDYDVYRNEGECDKNKKYAHHFYKNYLNCIKY